Proteins encoded in a region of the Flavobacteriales bacterium genome:
- a CDS encoding RHS repeat protein — DKDQLVYTDAGGLLADRKKEIAYQYDKNGNLTYKHDSKGAKYFFWDAHGRLKKASFGNRTYTHYEYDALGRRISKKNLENKPRFIIFTMEILQYSRTPKKQKKVGE, encoded by the coding sequence AAGATAAAGATCAACTGGTATATACCGATGCAGGAGGACTACTTGCCGATCGTAAAAAAGAAATAGCCTACCAGTACGACAAAAACGGAAACCTAACCTACAAACACGACAGTAAAGGAGCTAAATACTTCTTTTGGGATGCCCACGGACGATTAAAAAAAGCCAGCTTTGGAAACAGAACATACACCCACTACGAGTATGACGCACTTGGCAGAAGAATCTCCAAAAAAAACTTGGAGAACAAGCCAAGATTCATTATATTTACGATGGAAATACTTCAGTATTCACGAACACCAAAAAAACAAAAAAAAGTTGGTGAGTAA